The following coding sequences lie in one Microvirga sp. 17 mud 1-3 genomic window:
- a CDS encoding thiamine pyrophosphate-requiring protein, with the protein MARTVGDFIVQRLGEWGVRLVFGYPGDGINGVFGAMNRADGAITFIQARHEEMAAFMASAYAKFSGELGVCIATSGPGATHLVTGLYDARLDHQPVLAIAGQQARSAIGGHYQQELKLEATFQDVAGAFVHQASTAPQVRHLVDRAVRIAKAERTVTAIVLPSDLQEEDYMEPPRKHGTVHSGVGYTDPRVVPYDRDLDRAAEVLNAGEKVAILVGAGALHATDEVVAVAEALGAGVAKALLGKAAVPDDLPFVTGSIGILGTKPSWDMMNECDTLLMIGSGFPYAEFLPKEGQARGVQIDLKPGMLSLRYPMEVNLVGDSAETLKALLPRLKHKADRSWREGIEANIAEWWKDLEARAMASANPVNPQRVTWELSPRLPERVIVTSDSGSCANWYARDLKFRRGMMGSLSGGLASMGAAVPYAIAAKFAHPDRPVIALVGDGAMQMNNMAELITVAKYWQLWTNRTWICCVFNNEDLNQVTWEQRVMQGDPKFEASQDLPNVPYHKFAELIGLKGIYVDDPEKLGAAWDEALASDRPVLLEVKTDPDVPPLPSHITLEQARKFASTLLKGDPDEGGVILGTAKQVLNTVLPHRD; encoded by the coding sequence ATGGCTCGAACGGTCGGCGATTTCATTGTTCAGCGCTTGGGCGAGTGGGGCGTGCGTCTCGTCTTCGGTTATCCCGGAGACGGCATCAACGGGGTCTTCGGCGCCATGAACCGAGCCGATGGAGCCATCACGTTCATTCAGGCCCGACACGAGGAGATGGCGGCCTTCATGGCCTCGGCCTACGCCAAGTTCTCGGGCGAGCTCGGGGTCTGCATCGCCACGTCGGGGCCGGGCGCAACGCACCTCGTCACGGGGCTTTACGACGCCCGCCTCGATCATCAGCCGGTCCTGGCCATTGCGGGCCAACAGGCGCGCAGCGCTATCGGTGGGCATTACCAGCAGGAGTTGAAGCTCGAGGCGACGTTCCAGGACGTGGCGGGCGCCTTCGTCCACCAGGCGAGCACTGCTCCGCAGGTTCGCCACCTGGTCGACCGGGCGGTGCGCATCGCCAAGGCCGAGCGGACCGTCACGGCCATCGTGCTGCCGAGCGACCTCCAGGAGGAGGATTACATGGAGCCGCCGCGCAAGCACGGCACCGTGCATTCCGGCGTCGGCTATACGGACCCGAGGGTCGTTCCCTATGACCGGGACCTTGATCGCGCCGCCGAGGTGCTCAATGCCGGCGAGAAGGTGGCGATTCTCGTGGGGGCAGGGGCCCTCCACGCCACCGACGAAGTCGTGGCCGTCGCAGAGGCCCTTGGGGCGGGCGTCGCAAAGGCGCTCCTCGGCAAGGCGGCCGTTCCGGACGACCTGCCCTTCGTCACGGGCTCTATCGGCATCCTCGGCACCAAGCCGAGCTGGGACATGATGAACGAGTGCGACACACTACTCATGATCGGCTCCGGCTTTCCCTATGCGGAGTTCCTGCCCAAGGAGGGGCAGGCGAGGGGGGTGCAGATCGACCTGAAGCCCGGAATGCTGAGCCTGCGCTACCCCATGGAGGTGAACCTGGTGGGCGACAGCGCCGAGACTCTGAAGGCTCTTCTCCCACGCCTCAAGCACAAGGCCGACCGGTCCTGGCGCGAAGGGATCGAGGCGAACATCGCCGAGTGGTGGAAGGACCTGGAGGCCCGGGCCATGGCGTCCGCAAACCCGGTCAACCCGCAGCGGGTCACCTGGGAGCTTTCGCCCCGCCTGCCGGAGCGCGTGATCGTGACCAGCGATTCCGGCTCCTGCGCCAATTGGTACGCCCGGGATCTCAAATTCCGGCGCGGCATGATGGGCTCCTTGTCGGGCGGCTTGGCTTCCATGGGAGCGGCGGTTCCTTACGCCATCGCGGCCAAATTTGCGCATCCGGACCGGCCGGTCATAGCCCTGGTGGGCGACGGCGCCATGCAGATGAACAACATGGCGGAGCTGATCACGGTCGCGAAATACTGGCAGCTTTGGACGAACCGGACCTGGATCTGCTGCGTGTTCAACAACGAGGACCTGAACCAAGTTACCTGGGAGCAGCGGGTGATGCAGGGCGATCCCAAGTTCGAGGCCTCCCAGGACCTGCCGAACGTGCCCTACCACAAGTTCGCGGAGCTGATCGGCCTAAAAGGGATCTATGTGGACGACCCCGAGAAGCTCGGTGCTGCCTGGGACGAGGCCCTCGCCAGCGACCGCCCGGTCCTGCTGGAGGTGAAGACCGACCCGGACGTGCCTCCGCTTCCGTCCCACATCACCCTGGAACAGGCCCGCAAATTCGCCTCGACGCTCCTGAAGGGCGATCCCGACGAGGGCGGCGTGATCCTGGGAACCGCCAAACAGGTGCTCAATACGGTCCTGCCGCATAGGGATTAG
- a CDS encoding threo-3-hydroxy-L-aspartate ammonia-lyase: MQSSAQQVTAPLPASPTYEDVVVAARRIEGIAHRTPVLTSRTADALTGATLFFKAENLQRAGAFKFRGAYNAIARLSEDAKKRGVVAFSSGNHAQAIAYAGQLQDVPRVIIMPQDAPAMKVAATKAYGGEVVLFDRYTEDREAIGRKLSAERGLTLIPPYDHDDVIAGQGTATKELIEETGPLDMLFVCLGGGGLLAGSALAAKALSPQCRIFGVEPEAGNDGQQSFRSGEIVRIPVPSTIADGAQTTYLGSKTFPIIRTLAEDIVTVSDAMLVDAMRFFAERMKIVVEPTGCLAAAAVLNGVVPCRGLRVGIILSGGNVDPKAFARFLA; this comes from the coding sequence ATGCAGAGCTCTGCCCAACAGGTTACCGCCCCCCTTCCCGCCTCGCCGACCTACGAAGACGTGGTGGTGGCAGCCCGACGCATCGAAGGCATCGCCCATCGCACCCCGGTGCTCACCTCACGGACTGCAGACGCCCTTACGGGCGCAACCTTGTTCTTCAAGGCCGAGAACCTTCAGCGGGCAGGCGCCTTCAAGTTCCGCGGAGCCTACAACGCCATCGCGCGGCTCTCCGAGGACGCGAAGAAGCGGGGCGTCGTGGCCTTCTCGTCTGGCAATCACGCCCAGGCCATCGCCTATGCGGGCCAGCTCCAGGATGTCCCAAGGGTCATCATCATGCCGCAGGATGCGCCGGCCATGAAGGTGGCGGCCACCAAGGCCTATGGCGGCGAGGTCGTGCTCTTCGACCGCTATACGGAAGACCGGGAGGCCATTGGGCGGAAGCTGTCCGCCGAGCGCGGCCTCACGCTGATCCCTCCTTACGACCACGACGACGTGATCGCCGGCCAGGGAACGGCCACGAAAGAGCTCATCGAGGAGACTGGCCCCCTCGACATGCTCTTCGTCTGCCTTGGCGGTGGAGGCCTGCTTGCGGGGTCGGCTCTCGCCGCGAAGGCATTGTCGCCGCAATGCCGGATCTTCGGCGTCGAGCCGGAAGCCGGGAATGATGGCCAGCAATCCTTCCGAAGCGGCGAGATCGTGCGGATTCCCGTCCCGTCCACCATCGCCGACGGCGCCCAGACCACTTATCTTGGCAGCAAGACCTTCCCGATCATCCGCACTCTCGCGGAAGACATCGTGACGGTGTCGGACGCCATGCTGGTGGATGCCATGCGGTTCTTCGCGGAGCGCATGAAGATCGTCGTGGAGCCGACCGGCTGCCTTGCGGCCGCAGCGGTTCTGAACGGAGTCGTGCCGTGCCGCGGACTGCGCGTCGGCATCATTCTGAGCGGGGGCAATGTGGACCCGAAAGCCTTCGCGCGTTTCCTCGCCTGA
- a CDS encoding YbaK/EbsC family protein: MSLESVRAFFAKNAPEIRIIEKSTSTATVAQAAEAHGVEPGRIAKTLSLRVGERSFLVVTRGDARLDNRKIKAAFGGKASMLGAEEVQALTGHPVGGVCPFGLATPLPVYCDISLKAFDEVVPAAGAVHTAVRIAPQRMVELVNAAWVDVCQDPPAVGETGN; encoded by the coding sequence ATGAGCCTTGAATCCGTCCGCGCCTTCTTCGCGAAGAACGCCCCGGAGATTCGCATCATCGAGAAATCCACCAGCACCGCGACCGTTGCGCAGGCGGCCGAAGCGCATGGGGTGGAACCTGGACGGATCGCCAAGACCCTGTCCCTACGCGTGGGCGAGCGAAGCTTTCTTGTGGTCACCCGAGGCGATGCGCGGCTGGACAACCGGAAGATCAAGGCGGCCTTCGGCGGCAAGGCTTCCATGCTCGGTGCCGAGGAGGTTCAGGCTCTGACGGGTCATCCGGTCGGCGGCGTATGCCCTTTCGGGCTGGCTACACCCCTGCCGGTCTATTGCGATATTTCCCTAAAAGCCTTCGACGAGGTCGTGCCGGCAGCAGGCGCGGTTCACACGGCGGTGCGGATCGCGCCGCAACGCATGGTGGAACTTGTCAATGCAGCCTGGGTGGATGTCTGCCAGGATCCACCCGCGGTGGGTGAAACTGGGAACTAA
- a CDS encoding sodium:proton antiporter, whose protein sequence is MEQAHILGFLALGAIVLATVWLPVVLQRFPLSLPMVAFAFGYVFFSLSPMGRFTAEERNVAEILLEFVLVVAVMGAGLKIDRPFGFRAWASTWRLLGPGMLLTIAGIAIAAVVVLDLPPPLALLLGSILSPTDPVLASSVQLGPPGAGEEGEVRFALTSEAGLNDGLAFPFVTLSLLWAGAPEPGWLTHWFLVELIWKLLAAVAVGLVVGGGIMALNHRLPAPFRISRSKNAYAALGVGLLVYGLAEWAHANGFVAVFVAAATIRNMTRNLDYTRTIHGSEEQIEQLVMVLVLILFGGSVAEGLIGPLSVSEIVFATVALVVVRPVAVLIGFAGSREPFPVRAATGFFGIRGLGTLYYATYAAERLSHDAAGQLWHAVGLVVLMSVFLYGLSATPIMHRLDTLRLRPPSSAE, encoded by the coding sequence ATGGAGCAGGCGCATATTCTCGGCTTCCTGGCCCTTGGCGCCATCGTCCTGGCCACCGTGTGGCTGCCCGTGGTGCTGCAGCGCTTTCCGTTGTCCCTCCCCATGGTGGCTTTTGCGTTCGGCTATGTCTTTTTCAGCCTCTCCCCCATGGGCCGCTTCACGGCGGAGGAAAGGAACGTCGCCGAAATCCTGCTGGAATTCGTTCTCGTGGTGGCCGTCATGGGGGCGGGTCTCAAGATCGACCGGCCCTTCGGTTTCCGGGCCTGGGCCAGCACCTGGCGGCTCCTGGGGCCCGGAATGCTCTTGACCATCGCAGGTATTGCGATCGCGGCGGTCGTCGTCCTCGACCTGCCGCCCCCGCTGGCCCTGCTGCTCGGCAGTATCCTGTCACCGACCGACCCGGTCCTCGCATCGAGCGTGCAGCTGGGCCCGCCGGGCGCAGGCGAGGAGGGAGAGGTGCGCTTCGCCCTCACGTCCGAGGCAGGTCTCAACGACGGCCTCGCATTCCCGTTCGTCACGCTGAGCCTCCTCTGGGCCGGAGCGCCGGAGCCGGGATGGCTCACCCACTGGTTTCTCGTCGAGCTTATCTGGAAGCTCCTGGCCGCCGTCGCCGTCGGGCTCGTCGTCGGCGGCGGGATCATGGCTCTCAACCACCGCCTGCCGGCGCCGTTTCGCATTTCCCGGTCGAAGAACGCTTATGCGGCCCTCGGTGTAGGGCTCCTGGTCTACGGACTGGCCGAATGGGCGCATGCCAACGGTTTCGTGGCGGTGTTCGTCGCCGCCGCGACCATCCGCAACATGACCCGCAATCTCGACTACACCCGCACGATCCACGGGTCGGAAGAGCAGATCGAACAATTGGTGATGGTCCTCGTCCTCATCCTCTTCGGCGGGTCCGTCGCCGAAGGCCTGATCGGCCCCTTGAGCGTTTCCGAGATCGTGTTCGCCACCGTGGCCCTCGTGGTGGTCCGGCCCGTGGCGGTCCTCATCGGCTTCGCGGGCTCGCGAGAGCCCTTTCCGGTACGGGCTGCGACAGGGTTCTTCGGCATTCGAGGACTGGGAACGCTCTATTATGCGACCTATGCGGCCGAACGGCTCAGCCATGACGCTGCCGGGCAACTTTGGCATGCGGTCGGCCTCGTGGTGCTGATGTCCGTCTTCCTCTACGGCCTGAGTGCCACGCCGATCATGCACAGGCTCGATACGCTGCGACTGCGGCCTCCCTCGTCCGCCGAATAG